From the genome of Danio rerio strain Tuebingen ecotype United States chromosome 2, GRCz12tu, whole genome shotgun sequence, one region includes:
- the kiaa0040 gene encoding uncharacterized protein KIAA0040 homolog isoform X1 — translation MKEAILQFLNDVWSVASVKHEQGVYNTVCLVVLLTLPLVVLFTSVLVCCHCCCCRNAGGCRCCGQKGETSVTNVKSEKKKKKKNGGQNSEDLWISVKADPMSSDRLALTMV, via the coding sequence ATGAAGGAGGCGATCCTGCAGTTTCTGAATGATGTATGGAGCGTGGCTTCGGTCAAGCATGAGCAGGGTGTCTACAACACGGTTTGTCTTGTTGTTCTTCTGACTCTGCCGCTGGTTGTGCTCTTCACATCCGTGCTGGTCTGCTGTCACTGTTGTTGCTGTCGTAATGCTGGAGGATGCCGCTGCTGTGGACAGAAGGGTGAGACCTCGGTCACAAATGTGAAAtctgaaaagaagaagaaaaagaaaaacggcGGCCAGAACAGCGAGGACTTGTGGATCTCTGTCAAAGCAGATCCCATGAGTAGTGACAGACTGGCACTCACTATGGTGTAA